The Sphingobacterium bambusae genome includes a window with the following:
- a CDS encoding PepSY-associated TM helix domain-containing protein: MKRLSVKHFNILFHTHTVSGIAISAVLFIMFFAGAIALYKQEVYQWEDPEARIKKSTQLDYERMMHRLASVSNGGMEIHELRVILPTDAKPIYTFYLTGESEAYETYTYNPLTDSLLDLKDGEGATVGETLYRLHFLDQLPWYIGRYIAGFVALFFSFAVVTGLLIHWQNIRSKFFAFSFRDLRKQFWTNAHTVFGILGLPFQLMYAITGAFYMLSLFILAPAVFVLFGGDQGKLVTMIYPPEAFHAHGEDARPATNIPVQQLLDAVRADYPDATVSYLEIVNPGHDNAVMSMDLIDPQRFNSDGLIIADLNTGNYKLTLSPGEKNYQQSLLQGISKLHFATFGGWPLKLFYFLLSMISCFVIISGVMMWKQARNKPSYTEGQRRFHHRITMAYLAVCFSLLPATALLFNAEHWVPKGADHVDRVNAIFFGSWFMLSVVCYFMKNERDIFIRCLVLMGIFALLVPISNGWRTGDWGWEIGDAYPYVSIVDGCWLLVGIIAVFCAGYSQKQRATNLS, encoded by the coding sequence ATGAAACGTTTGTCCGTAAAACACTTTAATATTTTGTTCCACACCCATACCGTGAGCGGGATAGCTATTAGTGCGGTACTTTTTATTATGTTTTTTGCTGGTGCAATAGCACTCTATAAACAGGAGGTCTACCAATGGGAAGATCCAGAGGCGCGCATAAAAAAGAGTACACAACTGGATTACGAAAGGATGATGCATCGGCTCGCATCGGTGAGTAACGGCGGGATGGAGATTCACGAGTTACGGGTAATTCTACCCACTGATGCAAAGCCTATCTATACGTTTTATTTGACCGGTGAGTCGGAAGCGTACGAAACCTACACGTATAATCCACTGACCGATAGCTTGCTGGATTTGAAGGATGGCGAAGGGGCTACTGTAGGAGAGACACTTTATCGTCTTCACTTTTTGGATCAGCTACCATGGTATATCGGACGATATATTGCTGGTTTTGTCGCGTTGTTTTTTTCTTTTGCGGTCGTCACTGGGCTGCTCATCCATTGGCAGAACATTCGAAGTAAGTTTTTCGCTTTTTCCTTTCGAGATCTGCGAAAGCAGTTTTGGACAAATGCCCATACCGTGTTTGGTATTTTGGGGCTTCCTTTCCAATTGATGTATGCCATCACGGGAGCTTTCTACATGCTCAGCCTATTTATCCTTGCGCCCGCAGTCTTTGTACTGTTCGGAGGTGATCAGGGTAAATTGGTGACGATGATCTATCCGCCCGAAGCATTCCATGCACATGGTGAAGATGCCCGCCCCGCCACTAATATCCCCGTTCAGCAGCTTCTTGATGCTGTACGAGCGGATTATCCAGATGCTACTGTTTCCTATCTAGAAATCGTAAATCCAGGACATGACAATGCTGTGATGAGTATGGACCTTATTGATCCACAACGTTTCAATTCGGACGGTTTGATTATCGCCGATCTAAACACGGGGAACTACAAGCTAACGCTTTCACCCGGAGAGAAGAACTACCAACAATCACTACTACAGGGCATCAGTAAATTGCACTTCGCTACGTTTGGCGGCTGGCCGCTCAAGCTTTTCTATTTTTTGCTATCCATGATCAGCTGTTTTGTGATCATTAGCGGTGTGATGATGTGGAAGCAGGCAAGGAACAAACCTAGCTATACCGAAGGGCAGCGTCGTTTTCACCACCGAATAACCATGGCTTACCTAGCGGTTTGTTTTTCGCTTCTTCCCGCCACAGCGCTACTTTTTAATGCGGAACATTGGGTGCCAAAAGGTGCAGACCATGTTGATCGGGTAAACGCAATCTTTTTCGGGAGCTGGTTCATGTTGTCGGTGGTGTGTTATTTCATGAAGAATGAACGCGATATATTTATACGTTGCCTGGTTTTGATGGGGATATTTGCGCTACTAGTTCCGATTTCAAACGGTTGGAGAACCGGTGATTGGGGTTGGGAGATTGGCGACGCTTATCCTTATGTATCTATTGTTGATGGCTGCTGGCTTTTGGTGGGAATTATAGCTGTCTTTTGTGCTGGGTACTCCCAAAAGCAACGAGCTACTAATTTGTCTTAA
- a CDS encoding alpha/beta hydrolase codes for MLLLKWFSLLLIVLLTTGFGYEQFSRWRLERSIRKNRTFAHVNSKPLHYVKKGNGNATVVFVSGMGSGHVIWQELQDSLALHATTLSYDRNGILFSPANGDMLSNETVSQELEALLEQTKCPKPYILVMHSMAGIYMRPFIARHLHDIKGLVFAEAAHPHQLREASDELLKSRFIPPKWLVNFVVNLGIYRTFFSFFPVSNEIPMDHRLQHAERNFFYKSYRRLLKEVESEQQNFDDASRHGDFGNTPLIIIAGTSESRYKNIKDQTIKTEYCQLMEKLSKDFLQLSKKSELITTEKSGHILQVNDNELLCNVIKTLF; via the coding sequence ATGTTGTTGCTTAAATGGTTTTCGTTGCTGCTAATAGTGCTGCTCACTACGGGATTTGGGTATGAACAATTTTCTCGGTGGCGTTTGGAACGTAGCATACGCAAAAACAGGACATTTGCCCATGTAAATTCGAAACCTTTACATTACGTCAAAAAAGGAAACGGAAATGCCACGGTTGTTTTTGTTTCGGGAATGGGTAGTGGCCACGTCATTTGGCAGGAATTGCAGGATAGCTTAGCCCTACATGCGACTACGCTTTCCTATGACCGCAATGGCATACTCTTCAGCCCGGCAAATGGTGATATGCTGAGTAATGAGACCGTATCTCAAGAACTAGAAGCTTTACTCGAACAAACCAAATGTCCAAAACCCTATATTTTGGTTATGCATTCCATGGCCGGAATATATATGCGCCCATTCATTGCACGCCATCTACATGATATTAAAGGGTTGGTCTTTGCCGAAGCAGCCCATCCGCATCAACTACGTGAAGCATCAGACGAATTGTTAAAATCTCGTTTTATTCCACCAAAGTGGCTGGTCAATTTCGTAGTAAATCTCGGTATATACAGAACGTTTTTTTCTTTCTTCCCCGTTTCGAATGAAATTCCGATGGATCACCGTCTTCAACACGCAGAAAGGAATTTCTTTTATAAATCTTATCGACGTTTGTTAAAGGAAGTGGAGTCCGAGCAGCAGAACTTCGATGATGCATCACGCCACGGCGATTTCGGTAACACGCCACTTATCATCATCGCGGGAACTTCCGAAAGCCGGTACAAGAATATAAAAGATCAGACGATCAAAACAGAATACTGCCAGTTGATGGAAAAACTCTCCAAAGATTTTCTCCAGTTATCTAAAAAGAGTGAGTTAATAACAACAGAAAAAAGTGGACATATCCTTCAAGTTAATGATAACGAGCTACTATGCAATGTCATCAAAACACTATTTTGA
- a CDS encoding TonB-dependent receptor, protein MISFPLFRILAAVASLLILFSGVRAQSVQPDSVALSADTASIETVSVLGLSAAQLAGRRAYNITAVDAKKLHNTTLDIAHVLDRVPGARLRETGGVGSDFDFSINGFSGKRVKFFMDGVPIDNFGTSFQINNIPINIAERIEVYKGVVPIWLGSDALGGAVNIITGNKKRNFVDVGYSYGSFNTHRSNVNAAITSSSGLTLQLNAFQNYSDNDYKVTLDAADIRTGKYYPDTTVRRFHDRFHNETIITQVGVLDKEWADELLLGITLGKNYKEIQTGARMDAVFGAWHTRGSIVMPTLRYRKNDLWLDGLDVSLNANYNMGTEQNIDTVFARYGWLGDSIKYAGAGGERAHQLLRYRNNLANVAGSVSYTPNTKHAFALNNVWNSFDRKGGNMLFPEERRYKLPQQTYKNILGASYQYAANDRWNNSVFAKYLYQKASTILIQTDVATPTDTVYRDVEVNRHRFGYGLASSYFLRQDLQLKLSYEKTNRMPEYDDFFGDLINGEANWDVRPESSDNVNLGIALNHNFKGRHQLYVNLTGVYFHAKDYIFYTVNQNNRLVAKNLSAVSNLGIESEFRYAYKDRLTLGANLTYQNIRDRQRYLPDLPQGIVLESQSYNDRIPNIPYLFGNADASIFFNNVYGQGNRLIVSYNVLYVHDFFLYPAGSANPASMRSTPMQLAQDASIAYTLAQGKYNIALECRNLTDRRLYDNFSLQKPGRGFYLKMRYFIDYNKH, encoded by the coding sequence TTGATCTCTTTTCCCTTATTCCGAATATTAGCAGCTGTTGCTTCGCTTTTGATATTGTTTTCTGGAGTTCGGGCGCAATCTGTCCAACCCGATAGTGTTGCGCTAAGCGCCGATACCGCTAGCATCGAAACAGTAAGCGTCTTGGGGCTTTCTGCGGCGCAACTTGCAGGCAGAAGGGCCTATAATATTACTGCTGTAGATGCCAAAAAATTACACAACACAACCCTTGATATTGCCCATGTGCTGGATCGGGTTCCCGGCGCGCGTTTGCGGGAGACGGGGGGAGTAGGGTCTGATTTTGATTTTTCCATTAATGGCTTTTCAGGGAAGCGCGTCAAGTTTTTCATGGACGGCGTACCTATAGACAATTTTGGCACTTCTTTCCAGATAAATAATATTCCGATTAATATCGCCGAACGTATTGAAGTATACAAGGGCGTAGTACCCATATGGCTCGGTAGTGACGCATTAGGAGGAGCAGTGAATATTATTACAGGAAATAAAAAACGCAATTTTGTGGATGTTGGGTATTCGTATGGTTCCTTTAACACACATCGCAGCAATGTCAATGCGGCGATAACCTCATCTAGTGGACTCACTTTGCAGTTGAATGCCTTTCAAAACTATTCGGATAATGATTACAAGGTAACGTTAGATGCTGCGGATATCCGCACGGGTAAATACTATCCGGATACGACGGTGCGTCGCTTTCATGACAGGTTCCATAATGAAACGATCATTACGCAGGTTGGTGTATTGGATAAGGAATGGGCCGATGAGTTGCTATTGGGCATCACATTGGGTAAAAACTACAAGGAAATACAGACCGGAGCGCGCATGGATGCCGTTTTCGGTGCTTGGCATACACGTGGTAGTATCGTGATGCCGACCCTGCGTTACCGCAAAAATGATTTATGGTTAGATGGCTTGGATGTCTCGCTGAATGCCAACTATAATATGGGTACGGAGCAGAATATAGATACGGTCTTTGCGCGTTACGGGTGGCTGGGCGACTCGATCAAGTATGCGGGAGCTGGCGGAGAACGTGCCCATCAGTTGCTGCGCTATCGCAATAACTTGGCTAACGTGGCAGGCAGTGTGAGCTATACACCCAATACGAAGCATGCTTTCGCGCTGAACAATGTTTGGAACAGTTTTGATCGAAAAGGTGGAAATATGCTTTTTCCTGAAGAGCGTCGCTACAAACTACCTCAGCAGACGTATAAAAATATACTAGGCGCCAGTTATCAATATGCGGCAAATGACAGGTGGAACAATTCGGTATTTGCCAAATATCTCTACCAAAAGGCATCGACCATCTTAATACAGACGGATGTTGCAACCCCCACCGACACTGTATACCGAGATGTGGAGGTAAATAGACACCGATTTGGTTATGGACTGGCAAGTAGCTATTTTCTACGGCAGGATCTTCAACTAAAGCTTTCCTATGAAAAAACCAACCGTATGCCCGAGTATGATGATTTCTTTGGTGATCTTATCAACGGAGAGGCCAATTGGGACGTACGTCCTGAAAGTAGCGATAATGTAAATCTGGGCATTGCCCTGAATCACAATTTTAAGGGGCGCCATCAGCTTTATGTCAACCTCACTGGCGTTTACTTCCACGCGAAGGATTACATCTTTTACACCGTGAATCAGAACAATAGGCTTGTGGCCAAGAACCTCTCGGCCGTATCCAACCTTGGAATTGAATCTGAATTTCGCTATGCTTACAAAGATCGTTTGACGCTGGGGGCCAATTTGACGTACCAGAACATACGGGATCGTCAGCGTTACCTGCCCGACCTTCCCCAAGGTATTGTGTTGGAAAGCCAGTCTTACAACGATCGTATTCCCAATATCCCTTACCTGTTTGGGAACGCGGATGCTTCGATTTTTTTCAATAATGTGTACGGACAGGGAAACCGTTTAATAGTCTCTTACAATGTGCTCTATGTGCATGATTTTTTTCTATATCCAGCGGGTAGTGCCAATCCCGCGAGCATGCGCAGTACACCGATGCAGCTTGCGCAAGATGCTAGCATCGCATATACCCTGGCTCAAGGTAAATATAACATTGCATTGGAATGTAGAAACCTTACGGATCGCCGGCTCTACGATAATTTCAGCCTGCAGAAGCCGGGTAGGGGATTCTATCTAAAAATGCGCTATTTCATCGATTACAATAAACATTAA
- a CDS encoding 5-methyltetrahydropteroyltriglutamate--homocysteine S-methyltransferase has product MKQQESAPFIVDIVGSFLRPARIKEARKERAAGLLSASALRDIENEEIIRLVAQQKTAGIKGITDGEFRRAYWHLDFMEGIEGIEGYVPEQGYNQTFKGAALPAYDVRIVGPLWFPADHPFIADFTFLKDAVGSEGEFIAKATIPSPSMVIRQELLAKLGSSRIDQIYPNREVFYDDLVQTYQDAIQAFYAAGCRYIQFDDTNWAFLIDAEKRKSLVEKGMNPDEIAQLCTDIINRVLVAKPADMVITTHICRGNHASAWIFSGGYEPIAEQLFATNYDGYFMEYDSDRSGGFEPLAKWRPGSGKVVLGLVTSKFPELEDKDAIKAKIAEAAAYVPLASLCLSPQCGFSSTETGNKLGEEDQWKKMALIREIAEEVWAV; this is encoded by the coding sequence ATGAAACAGCAAGAATCTGCACCTTTTATCGTGGATATCGTGGGAAGTTTTCTGCGTCCCGCGCGTATCAAAGAGGCTCGCAAAGAGCGGGCCGCAGGCCTGCTATCAGCAAGTGCACTACGGGATATAGAAAATGAAGAGATTATACGTTTAGTGGCACAGCAGAAGACCGCTGGTATCAAAGGTATTACCGATGGAGAATTCCGCCGTGCATATTGGCATCTTGACTTTATGGAGGGCATTGAGGGTATTGAAGGTTATGTACCCGAGCAGGGCTATAACCAGACGTTCAAGGGGGCAGCTCTACCGGCCTATGATGTGCGCATTGTAGGGCCTTTGTGGTTTCCTGCGGACCATCCCTTTATTGCGGATTTTACCTTCCTAAAAGATGCGGTAGGTAGCGAAGGTGAGTTTATCGCAAAAGCCACCATCCCCAGCCCAAGCATGGTTATCCGTCAGGAGCTGTTGGCGAAGCTTGGTTCGTCGCGCATCGATCAGATCTATCCAAATAGGGAGGTTTTCTACGATGATCTTGTGCAGACTTATCAAGATGCGATTCAGGCTTTTTATGCTGCCGGATGTCGTTATATACAGTTTGATGATACAAACTGGGCTTTTTTGATCGATGCAGAAAAGCGGAAGAGTTTGGTAGAGAAGGGGATGAATCCGGATGAAATTGCCCAGCTGTGTACGGATATTATCAACCGCGTGCTTGTCGCGAAACCGGCAGACATGGTGATCACGACGCACATCTGCCGTGGAAACCACGCTTCGGCCTGGATTTTCTCCGGTGGCTATGAGCCTATTGCCGAGCAATTGTTTGCGACAAATTACGATGGCTATTTTATGGAATATGATAGCGATCGCTCGGGTGGTTTTGAGCCGCTGGCAAAATGGCGCCCCGGTAGTGGTAAAGTGGTGTTGGGCTTGGTGACGTCTAAATTTCCGGAACTTGAAGATAAGGATGCGATTAAGGCAAAGATTGCGGAGGCTGCAGCCTATGTGCCCTTGGCTTCGCTTTGTTTAAGTCCGCAATGCGGTTTTTCTTCAACCGAGACGGGTAATAAGTTGGGTGAAGAGGACCAATGGAAGAAAATGGCGCTGATCCGCGAAATTGCGGAAGAGGTGTGGGCTGTTTAG
- a CDS encoding helix-turn-helix domain-containing protein, protein MIETIRNTDFEDFTIPHPTKVGKDEPSYWSDSLFSTPNGPIHFAEQQLREELSIVQGRYELSKHTSIDGAGDGALLEIQFNLSQHDIHYQDNDGRELTSAAQSCNIVYLSVTDNAAKIHFKKDITYDTFDIHLPIGLLDVYAGESKLMDSFIQSIHLDRSSMLSAQRMSIDPKLFNCIVDIKACKLDGLSRKIYLESKVYELIALLTGNAEKSEPVCKLGKEDQERIHHAAILLREHIDSPVTIIELSRLVGINQTKLKYGFRELFGTTVFGYIQEIKMHQAKQELLDTDLSIQEIGYRLGYQNMSNFSIAFKKFYGYSPMKLRGHKI, encoded by the coding sequence ATGATCGAGACAATTCGAAATACCGACTTCGAGGATTTCACGATTCCCCATCCAACTAAGGTGGGTAAGGACGAGCCCTCATATTGGAGCGACAGCCTTTTTTCTACCCCAAACGGTCCTATACATTTTGCCGAACAACAACTGCGAGAAGAGCTGTCGATTGTGCAAGGGCGTTATGAACTATCCAAGCACACCAGCATTGATGGGGCTGGCGACGGCGCATTGTTGGAGATACAGTTCAACCTGTCGCAACATGACATACATTACCAAGATAATGATGGACGTGAATTGACTTCTGCTGCTCAATCTTGCAACATCGTTTACCTTTCTGTGACGGATAATGCTGCAAAAATACACTTTAAGAAGGACATCACTTACGACACCTTTGACATCCACCTGCCCATTGGACTGCTTGATGTGTACGCTGGTGAATCCAAACTCATGGATAGTTTTATTCAAAGTATACATCTAGATCGGAGCAGTATGTTGTCTGCACAGCGTATGTCCATCGATCCTAAGTTGTTCAACTGCATTGTCGATATAAAGGCTTGTAAACTCGACGGGCTATCACGTAAGATATACCTCGAATCGAAGGTCTATGAACTGATCGCGCTACTTACTGGCAACGCAGAAAAGTCGGAACCAGTATGCAAATTGGGCAAGGAGGATCAGGAGCGTATACATCATGCAGCGATTTTACTACGTGAGCATATAGATTCGCCGGTAACGATCATCGAACTATCGCGCCTTGTGGGCATCAACCAAACAAAACTTAAATACGGATTTCGCGAGTTGTTCGGCACAACGGTGTTCGGATACATTCAAGAAATCAAGATGCACCAAGCAAAGCAAGAGCTTCTGGATACCGATTTATCCATTCAGGAGATCGGCTATAGACTCGGTTACCAAAACATGTCCAACTTCAGTATCGCCTTTAAAAAGTTTTATGGCTACTCGCCGATGAAATTGCGTGGACACAAAATTTAA